One segment of Desulfuromonas acetoxidans DSM 684 DNA contains the following:
- a CDS encoding NCS2 family permease produces MIERLDRLFQLRERGSDVRTELIAGVTTFLTASYIIFVHPAMLAETGMDRGALTTVTCLVAALATLLVAIMGNAPLMMAPGMGLNAFFTYGLVMGQGVSWQTALGVVFLSGVVFLLLSLLGVRQHIVKAIPLPLQIAAGVGIGLFIAFIGLQNLGLVVRNQATMVQLGSFSTGTFIGLLGLLLIVVLEIRQVRGAMLIGIVVTTVVGMALGHVPLPDGIVSLPPSPAPLAFQLDIASAVSISLWSSVFSFMFVDLFDSLGTLVSVCRDARLLERQGTVPLISRLLNTDALATIGGALLGTSTTTTFIESGSGVSAGGRTGLTAVATAAMFLLALFFTPLIAIVPPYATAPALIVVGLLMMRHVSQIPFNDIQQSAPAFLTIIMIPLGYSISTGLAFGFISYVLIQLILGQIRQCSLTLIVIALLSAVSLMLG; encoded by the coding sequence ATGATTGAACGACTGGATCGCCTTTTTCAACTTAGAGAACGCGGCAGTGATGTGCGTACCGAGCTGATCGCCGGTGTCACCACCTTTCTCACCGCCTCCTACATCATTTTTGTCCATCCGGCCATGCTTGCTGAAACCGGTATGGATCGCGGCGCTTTGACCACCGTGACCTGTCTGGTGGCTGCCTTGGCCACGTTGCTCGTTGCCATCATGGGTAATGCTCCGCTGATGATGGCGCCGGGAATGGGGCTTAACGCCTTTTTTACCTACGGATTGGTGATGGGGCAGGGGGTGAGCTGGCAAACGGCTCTGGGGGTTGTTTTCCTCTCTGGTGTGGTGTTTCTGTTGCTCAGTCTGCTTGGAGTCAGGCAGCATATTGTCAAGGCAATTCCCCTGCCGCTGCAGATTGCCGCTGGAGTCGGTATTGGGCTGTTTATCGCCTTTATTGGTCTGCAGAATCTCGGCCTGGTGGTCAGGAACCAGGCTACCATGGTTCAACTCGGCTCGTTTTCCACGGGCACGTTTATTGGTCTGCTCGGGCTTTTGCTCATCGTTGTATTGGAGATTCGCCAAGTGCGTGGAGCCATGCTCATCGGAATTGTCGTAACGACAGTCGTCGGCATGGCGTTGGGGCATGTACCGTTGCCGGATGGAATCGTGTCTCTACCACCGTCACCGGCACCGCTGGCCTTTCAGTTGGATATCGCTTCAGCGGTATCCATCTCCCTGTGGTCCAGTGTTTTCTCGTTCATGTTCGTCGATCTTTTTGACAGCCTCGGGACGCTGGTCTCCGTGTGTCGTGATGCACGCCTGCTGGAACGACAGGGCACCGTGCCGTTGATCTCTCGCCTCCTTAATACCGATGCTCTAGCCACCATTGGTGGTGCTTTGCTCGGTACCAGTACGACAACCACGTTCATTGAATCGGGCAGTGGAGTCAGTGCTGGTGGTCGCACCGGACTTACCGCCGTGGCCACGGCCGCCATGTTTCTGCTGGCGCTGTTTTTCACGCCGCTCATCGCTATTGTCCCGCCTTATGCCACGGCCCCGGCCCTTATCGTCGTTGGCCTGCTGATGATGCGTCATGTGTCGCAGATTCCATTCAACGATATTCAGCAGAGTGCACCGGCGTTTCTTACTATCATTATGATTCCGCTCGGTTACAGCATCTCTACCGGTCTGGCGTTTGGTTTTATCAGCTATGTGCTTATTCAGTTGATTCTTGGGCAGATTCGTCAGTGCAGCCTGACTCTGATTGTCATTGCGCTGCTGTCAGCCGTAAGTTTGATGCTCGGATGA
- a CDS encoding phosphoribosylaminoimidazolesuccinocarboxamide synthase — protein sequence MTPIVMQSSCPDLKLVNQGKVRDIYDVGEYLLIVTSDRISAFDVIMNEGIPQKGYVLTEISKFWFEKMTDIIPNHIVSTNVDDFPPETHKYREQLEGRSMLVKKAQPLPVECIVRGYISGSGWKDYQKTGAICGIPLPEGLKESDKLPEVIFTPSTKAELGEHDENIPFSKVEELCGAELAAKVRDVTIAIYERARDIANEKGIIIADTKFEFGMLDGELIWIDEALTPDSSRFWPKDQYQPGGQQPSFDKQFLRDYLETLDWGKTAPAPDLPQEIVEKTGQKYMEALTRLTQSATLNTAPSGCCGGGCGCS from the coding sequence ATGACTCCGATCGTAATGCAGAGCAGCTGCCCCGATCTCAAGCTGGTTAATCAGGGAAAAGTGCGCGATATCTATGATGTCGGCGAGTATTTGTTGATTGTTACCAGTGACCGGATTTCCGCCTTTGATGTCATCATGAACGAAGGAATTCCGCAAAAAGGCTACGTACTGACTGAGATTTCCAAATTCTGGTTTGAGAAGATGACCGATATCATCCCCAACCATATTGTCAGTACTAATGTGGATGACTTTCCGCCTGAAACACACAAGTACCGTGAGCAACTCGAAGGACGAAGTATGCTGGTAAAAAAAGCCCAGCCGCTGCCCGTTGAGTGTATCGTGCGCGGTTATATTTCCGGCTCCGGCTGGAAGGACTACCAGAAAACCGGCGCGATCTGCGGCATTCCGCTGCCGGAAGGGCTCAAAGAGAGCGATAAGCTCCCCGAAGTTATTTTTACTCCTTCGACTAAGGCTGAGCTCGGCGAGCACGATGAGAACATTCCATTCTCCAAGGTCGAAGAGTTGTGTGGCGCCGAATTGGCTGCCAAAGTGCGCGATGTCACCATCGCCATTTACGAACGGGCTCGCGACATTGCCAACGAAAAAGGGATCATTATTGCCGACACCAAGTTTGAGTTCGGCATGCTTGACGGCGAGCTGATCTGGATCGATGAAGCCCTGACTCCCGACTCATCACGGTTCTGGCCCAAAGATCAGTATCAGCCCGGTGGTCAGCAACCCAGCTTTGACAAGCAGTTCCTGCGTGATTACCTCGAAACACTCGACTGGGGTAAAACAGCGCCGGCTCCTGATCTGCCCCAAGAGATCGTGGAAAAAACCGGCCAGAAATACATGGAGGCACTCACGCGCCTGACTCAGTCGGCAACACTGAACACGGCACCGTCAGGGTGTTGTGGCGGCGGTTGCGGCTGCTCCTGA